From the Bdellovibrio reynosensis genome, one window contains:
- a CDS encoding DUF6279 family lipoprotein, whose product MIKYVLVLLLGFLVLPSCSRLDLAFNWADTFIVSKVDDYFNLTYTQSKELKKSLNKDFKKVSATVIPQIIDDAKKLEQQLQKNTVDEAIIEKLFSMGQNVFEDFYAQFSVTAVEFIASTNKNQLEHFKKAFYEKQNEEKEKLADFKEYQEEQKEKYHKYFKMFLGPLNTEQKALIDNHLRNFPYPKALKLKNKEAVFNAFIQAVHQSPEKAQQFIVQFTQKPQSFNLPEYQEALKNYNRGLKKLIISMASTLNADQKKELRHNLLEKVSQLQKIRSVAEMS is encoded by the coding sequence ATGATTAAATATGTTCTAGTTCTGCTTTTGGGTTTTCTAGTTTTACCCTCGTGCAGCCGTTTAGATTTAGCCTTTAATTGGGCAGACACTTTTATCGTTTCTAAGGTCGATGATTACTTCAATCTGACATACACGCAAAGCAAAGAACTTAAAAAATCTTTGAATAAAGATTTTAAAAAGGTTTCTGCCACGGTTATACCCCAGATTATTGACGACGCTAAAAAGCTAGAACAGCAGTTGCAAAAAAACACCGTGGATGAGGCCATCATAGAAAAGCTATTTTCCATGGGGCAAAACGTATTTGAAGATTTCTATGCGCAGTTTTCAGTGACGGCTGTGGAATTTATAGCATCGACAAATAAAAATCAGCTGGAACATTTCAAGAAAGCTTTCTATGAAAAACAAAATGAAGAAAAAGAAAAGCTTGCTGACTTCAAAGAATATCAAGAGGAACAAAAAGAAAAGTATCACAAATATTTTAAAATGTTTTTGGGCCCATTAAATACCGAACAGAAAGCATTGATTGACAATCATCTTCGCAACTTCCCTTACCCGAAAGCTTTAAAACTTAAAAATAAAGAAGCTGTCTTTAATGCGTTTATCCAAGCCGTCCATCAATCACCAGAAAAAGCGCAACAGTTTATAGTGCAGTTCACGCAAAAGCCGCAAAGTTTTAATCTGCCTGAATATCAAGAGGCTTTAAAAAATTACAACCGTGGATTAAAAAAGCTGATTATTTCTATGGCCTCTACGCTGAACGCAGACCAGAAAAAAGAACTGCGGCACAATTTGCTTGAAAAGGTCAGCCAGCTCCAAAAAATTAGATCTGTGGCAGAGATGTCTTAA
- the pcm gene encoding protein-L-isoaspartate O-methyltransferase has translation MDLQSLQKNLIKKSQPLSSKIEEAFYKYPRHEFVPEYSLTEAYLDRPLPLWDKPPYASTISQPSFVLRILEYLKLEEGQKVFELGTGSGWNTALMAHLVGDKGHVVSVEVIPELAQRAENIVKKLKIKNIKIFAGDGFEGYQPEAPYDRAIFTAGSTEFPEKLFDQLKEGGRMVFVHEAHFGYDLLEVIEKIDGKPVIQETVPCSFVSVVRKKESRLNNGTL, from the coding sequence ATGGATTTACAAAGCTTACAAAAAAATCTAATCAAGAAATCCCAACCGCTTTCTAGCAAAATAGAAGAGGCCTTTTACAAATATCCACGCCATGAATTTGTTCCTGAGTATTCTTTGACCGAGGCATACCTAGATAGACCTTTGCCTTTGTGGGATAAACCTCCTTATGCCTCGACTATTTCACAGCCTAGTTTTGTTTTAAGGATCCTAGAATATTTAAAGCTTGAGGAAGGGCAAAAGGTCTTTGAACTTGGAACGGGCAGCGGGTGGAACACCGCTTTGATGGCGCATCTGGTAGGCGACAAGGGGCATGTCGTCAGTGTTGAGGTGATACCGGAGCTTGCTCAGCGTGCGGAAAATATTGTGAAGAAGTTAAAAATTAAAAATATCAAAATTTTTGCCGGCGATGGTTTTGAAGGTTATCAGCCTGAGGCCCCTTATGATCGCGCCATTTTTACGGCGGGCTCAACCGAATTCCCAGAAAAGCTTTTTGATCAATTAAAAGAAGGCGGGCGCATGGTGTTCGTCCATGAAGCGCATTTTGGTTATGATCTCTTAGAAGTTATTGAAAAAATTGACGGCAAACCGGTGATTCAAGAAACCGTTCCATGTTCTTTTGTTTCAGTCGTAAGAAAAAAAGAGTCCCGTCTTAACAACGGAACTCTTTAG
- a CDS encoding OmpA family protein, producing the protein MTLRRNKTLIAMTFALGVAAGCATKPPSFETIASSANPSTEIERTDEMLKDAKDRQVDVLSPENFTDAQKSLEKAKKAKDKGKSNEKILESVAYSRGWLKEANEKADIAQTSLKDISDARAGALRAGTPTLYKTEWNRAENDLEDITTSIEKGNLTPAEKRGDKLTAEYRELERKSIIKAQLSRAEDNIKAAKKDGAEKRAPKTFNLANMKYENAERLILSDPRNLEAIRRASEDATQESSHLVDVTRKVKAGNTEDLVLLAERQQRTISSLRGDYTSSEQELQRKEQELQQSQTQLDAAARERMALAERQGQLEQESQKSQNLSATADRIRKQFKPSEAEVFTEGNRLMVRLKALQFATNKSEIGPKSANILKKVESALADVNASKVTIEGHSDSTGDPEKNVELSEKRAEAVEKYLVRNGIVAENKVEAVGVGPEKPISDNTTPQGRAQNRRIDLVIETE; encoded by the coding sequence ATGACGTTGCGTAGGAATAAAACCTTAATCGCTATGACGTTTGCTTTGGGTGTAGCCGCCGGATGCGCCACAAAACCACCAAGCTTTGAAACTATTGCTTCAAGCGCCAATCCTTCAACTGAAATTGAGCGCACAGATGAAATGCTTAAAGACGCCAAAGATCGTCAGGTAGACGTACTTTCTCCTGAAAATTTCACCGATGCGCAAAAATCTTTGGAAAAAGCAAAAAAAGCGAAAGACAAAGGCAAGTCCAATGAAAAAATCTTAGAAAGCGTGGCTTATTCGCGGGGCTGGTTAAAGGAAGCCAATGAAAAAGCAGACATTGCGCAGACCTCGCTTAAAGATATTTCTGACGCCCGCGCTGGAGCCCTTCGCGCCGGAACACCCACGCTTTATAAGACGGAATGGAACCGGGCTGAAAATGATCTAGAAGACATCACCACTTCCATAGAAAAAGGCAACCTGACCCCGGCAGAAAAACGGGGCGATAAATTGACTGCCGAATATCGCGAATTAGAAAGAAAATCCATCATCAAAGCGCAGCTAAGTCGTGCGGAAGATAATATCAAAGCCGCAAAAAAAGACGGAGCTGAAAAAAGAGCGCCTAAAACTTTCAACCTCGCAAATATGAAATATGAAAACGCCGAAAGATTGATTTTATCTGATCCACGCAATCTTGAGGCCATTCGACGTGCTTCCGAAGATGCGACACAAGAATCAAGTCATCTAGTTGATGTCACTCGCAAAGTGAAGGCTGGGAATACTGAAGATTTAGTTTTGCTAGCAGAACGCCAACAAAGAACTATTTCAAGCCTGCGCGGTGACTACACTTCCAGCGAACAAGAATTGCAAAGAAAAGAACAAGAGCTGCAACAATCGCAAACTCAGCTTGATGCTGCGGCCCGTGAAAGAATGGCTTTGGCCGAACGTCAGGGACAGCTTGAACAAGAAAGTCAAAAGTCACAAAACCTTTCAGCGACGGCGGATCGCATACGTAAGCAATTCAAACCCAGTGAGGCTGAAGTCTTCACTGAAGGGAATAGATTGATGGTGCGCCTTAAAGCCTTACAATTTGCGACCAATAAATCCGAAATCGGTCCAAAAAGCGCTAACATCCTAAAAAAGGTAGAGTCAGCTTTAGCCGATGTGAATGCAAGCAAAGTCACAATTGAAGGCCACTCGGACTCAACCGGGGACCCAGAAAAAAATGTAGAACTTTCTGAAAAAAGAGCCGAAGCCGTTGAAAAATACCTAGTACGCAACGGAATAGTGGCAGAAAATAAAGTTGAAGCGGTGGGCGTAGGCCCTGAAAAACCAATCAGCGACAACACCACCCCACAAGGTCGCGCGCAAAATCGTCGTATTGATCTTGTGATTGAAACTGAATAG
- a CDS encoding hybrid sensor histidine kinase/response regulator, whose translation MNDKYNQNLRRVGIYLLGPIVILGIVALMALFQNAAYPFRHPQALITLAVVVISFMGGYGPGFVTSVIALLYMALNYFPEQKGTFHYNEENYLRLLSWVLVLPAISLAVGVLRKRSEKALRGEIQASKKRQEDLQLSEERVHSLIRFSNDPFVAIDSHSTIIEWNPQAEKVFGWTAEEAIGNKISHMIIPEEYRTAHHHGLEKYLHTGQGKILNKSIEMPALTKEGARIPIELTVYPVQQKDTVIFGAFLRDISERKQNELLAQVQFNATRIMTEAQSLEEGVPQLLKIFGDSLNWPIVEIWLTDENKKFYSMLGVWAANKQHEETLKKASLGMQIPKSEGLLGKVATDTHPLWITSLHEKEFPRDAVVKDLGIETILYCPINADNDLIGALCLHNTKLLKADVKVMDIMFDLSKRMGLFILRKWAKADLKNLSRNLELKVKERTAELNELNKRLQEEVTERQILYEQAQTANRLKDEFLATISHELRTPMNVILGHSELLTGEELNEDEKKKSIEAIHRNSKAQAHIVNDILDVSKFITGKVHLNMEIVNIADIVINSIDSIMPTASAKSIEVEEKIVEDVGLVSGDATRLQQVMWNLLSNAIKFTPRRGKITVSVTRAESNVVISVRDTGKGIDATFLPYVFERFRQEDATTTRKFGGLGLGLAITRSIVEAHGGNIQATSEGKGHGATFSVILPITNLRTRPGAPAEKSETKKVAENAAPKAPAENLGIKITRPLTGLSILIVDDQVDALMILETILKRAGAEVTTASSAADAFKILVKIKPDLIISDIGMPEQDGYELIRMIRRLPEEMGGTITAIALTAYALDEEQQRALDMGYNAHLSKPTDSKFLIHTIAELFGRQEYEKEPPSH comes from the coding sequence ATGAATGACAAGTACAATCAAAATTTACGTCGTGTGGGCATATACCTCTTAGGCCCGATTGTGATTCTCGGCATCGTGGCTTTGATGGCGTTATTTCAAAATGCCGCTTATCCTTTTCGTCACCCGCAAGCGCTGATCACCTTGGCTGTTGTCGTTATAAGTTTCATGGGTGGCTATGGACCTGGTTTTGTTACATCCGTTATCGCTCTTTTATATATGGCTCTTAATTATTTCCCCGAACAAAAAGGAACTTTTCACTATAATGAAGAGAATTATTTAAGGCTTTTATCTTGGGTTCTAGTACTGCCGGCGATATCACTTGCCGTAGGTGTTTTAAGAAAACGATCGGAAAAAGCGCTGCGCGGGGAAATACAGGCCAGCAAAAAACGACAAGAAGACCTGCAGCTCAGCGAAGAACGAGTGCACTCTTTGATTCGCTTTTCTAACGACCCTTTTGTGGCGATTGATTCCCACAGCACTATTATTGAATGGAATCCCCAGGCTGAAAAAGTATTTGGGTGGACTGCCGAAGAAGCCATTGGGAATAAAATTTCACACATGATTATTCCTGAAGAGTACAGAACAGCCCATCACCATGGCTTAGAAAAGTACCTTCATACGGGCCAGGGGAAGATTTTAAATAAAAGTATTGAAATGCCTGCTTTGACCAAAGAGGGGGCGCGGATTCCCATCGAGCTGACCGTCTATCCTGTGCAACAGAAAGATACGGTTATCTTTGGTGCTTTTCTTAGGGATATTTCAGAGAGAAAACAGAATGAACTTTTAGCTCAGGTTCAGTTCAATGCCACTCGAATCATGACTGAAGCTCAGTCCCTAGAAGAAGGCGTACCTCAGTTGTTAAAAATTTTCGGCGATAGTTTGAATTGGCCCATTGTTGAGATCTGGTTGACCGACGAAAATAAAAAGTTTTATTCAATGTTGGGTGTGTGGGCCGCTAACAAACAACATGAAGAAACATTGAAAAAAGCGAGTCTTGGAATGCAGATTCCAAAATCAGAGGGATTGCTAGGAAAAGTGGCTACTGACACCCACCCACTTTGGATCACATCTCTTCATGAAAAAGAATTCCCGCGGGATGCGGTGGTTAAAGATCTTGGAATTGAAACCATTCTTTATTGCCCGATCAACGCCGACAACGACCTTATCGGCGCACTTTGTTTGCATAATACGAAATTATTAAAAGCGGATGTGAAGGTCATGGATATCATGTTTGACCTTAGCAAACGTATGGGGCTTTTTATCTTAAGAAAGTGGGCCAAGGCCGATCTAAAAAATCTTTCACGCAACCTTGAATTAAAAGTGAAAGAAAGAACAGCAGAGCTGAATGAACTTAATAAACGCTTACAAGAAGAGGTCACCGAAAGACAGATCCTTTATGAACAGGCTCAGACCGCCAACCGCCTTAAAGATGAATTCCTGGCGACTATTTCCCATGAACTAAGAACTCCGATGAATGTGATTCTGGGCCACAGTGAATTATTGACCGGCGAAGAATTGAATGAGGATGAAAAGAAAAAATCCATCGAAGCCATTCACCGCAATTCAAAAGCACAAGCGCATATAGTAAATGACATCCTAGATGTGTCAAAATTTATCACTGGCAAAGTTCACCTGAACATGGAAATCGTGAACATCGCCGATATCGTCATAAACTCTATTGATTCAATTATGCCGACAGCGAGCGCTAAAAGTATTGAAGTCGAAGAAAAAATCGTTGAAGACGTGGGGTTGGTGTCCGGTGACGCCACCCGTTTGCAACAGGTCATGTGGAATCTTTTATCAAATGCGATTAAATTCACCCCTCGCCGCGGGAAAATCACGGTGTCCGTCACGCGCGCTGAATCCAATGTCGTGATTTCGGTCCGCGATACTGGTAAAGGCATTGATGCAACATTTCTTCCCTACGTGTTTGAACGGTTCCGTCAAGAAGATGCCACAACGACACGCAAATTTGGCGGCCTCGGGTTAGGGCTTGCTATCACCAGAAGTATCGTAGAAGCCCATGGCGGCAATATTCAGGCAACCAGTGAAGGAAAAGGTCACGGTGCCACTTTTTCTGTGATATTGCCGATCACTAACTTAAGAACCCGTCCCGGGGCCCCAGCAGAAAAATCTGAAACAAAAAAAGTTGCAGAAAACGCGGCTCCTAAAGCTCCTGCTGAAAATCTGGGAATTAAGATCACACGACCTTTAACCGGACTTTCAATTTTAATCGTCGATGACCAAGTCGATGCTTTGATGATTCTTGAAACAATCTTAAAACGCGCCGGAGCTGAAGTGACCACTGCCTCTTCAGCCGCTGATGCTTTTAAGATCCTGGTTAAAATTAAGCCTGATCTAATCATAAGTGACATTGGTATGCCGGAACAAGATGGCTATGAGCTGATCAGAATGATCCGCAGACTGCCAGAAGAAATGGGCGGAACGATCACAGCGATTGCCTTAACTGCCTATGCCCTTGATGAAGAACAACAACGAGCCTTGGATATGGGCTATAATGCCCACCTTTCAAAACCCACGGATTCAAAATTCTTAATTCATACGATTGCGGAACTTTTTGGTCGCCAAGAGTATGAAAAAGAACCCCCAAGCCACTGA
- a CDS encoding DUF4423 domain-containing protein — MSSNRFGDLLKSKLEDIQKKNPRFSFRSLAKKVGISPGCLNELMHGKRPLSEFYANKIVLGLELDINERNEIYSLIATRSRKFAVQKTLEDQELEMLTHWEHFAILNLFRMKNFQAEPEWIAGRLGIPVEKAENSLQLLMNLGFIKRKGNSIARAVASLSTTTDIPSQALVKAHISDLKKAIDVLQSTTPAVRDFSSITMAINPEKIEEAKKLIKKFRRKFSILVEEGDQTEVYNLNIQFFPLTRPEKDPVNVI, encoded by the coding sequence ATGTCATCTAATAGATTCGGCGACCTGTTAAAAAGCAAGCTAGAGGATATTCAAAAAAAGAATCCGCGCTTTTCATTTCGATCCTTAGCAAAGAAGGTCGGCATTTCTCCGGGTTGTCTCAACGAACTTATGCATGGCAAACGACCGCTAAGTGAGTTTTACGCCAACAAAATCGTCCTTGGCTTAGAGTTAGATATTAACGAGCGAAACGAGATTTATTCATTGATCGCGACTCGTTCCCGCAAATTTGCTGTTCAAAAAACCCTCGAAGACCAAGAATTAGAAATGCTGACCCACTGGGAGCATTTCGCGATTTTAAATCTCTTCCGTATGAAAAACTTTCAAGCCGAACCAGAATGGATTGCAGGACGGTTAGGTATCCCTGTTGAAAAAGCTGAAAACAGCCTGCAGTTATTAATGAACCTGGGCTTTATTAAGCGTAAGGGCAACTCCATTGCCCGGGCAGTGGCAAGCCTATCAACCACCACGGACATTCCCAGCCAGGCCCTGGTGAAGGCCCATATCTCTGATTTAAAAAAGGCCATCGACGTTTTACAGTCGACAACACCAGCAGTTCGTGATTTCTCCTCGATCACAATGGCGATCAATCCAGAAAAAATCGAAGAGGCTAAAAAATTGATCAAAAAGTTCCGTCGTAAGTTCAGCATCCTTGTTGAAGAAGGCGATCAGACGGAAGTTTATAATTTGAATATTCAGTTTTTTCCACTGACTCGCCCTGAAAAGGATCCTGTGAATGTTATCTAA
- a CDS encoding protein-glutamine glutaminase family protein produces the protein MKFGLILGVLLFSVSSLAEDKTLHSFASGLDGTLRHLNRSEARPCPEDTILSPRTAKASKFDNKPVTALSEEDAQRLFTDLKNQSHIPYEFAWAGCQARAHEMSRLMLLKGVTPLKAFAFVDEKSPHLRVPHPSRKGEIISWNNHVAPMILVEKDGKQIPYVLDPSIENKAVSVEDWKKTMSQFPPAPKIQMEYGPATQLVHQTRHRIDFKDPKVQEQIDSSLREYKELATDPEKESQWFFEMNKYGE, from the coding sequence ATGAAGTTCGGACTCATTCTGGGTGTTTTACTTTTTAGCGTCAGTTCTTTGGCAGAGGATAAAACTTTGCATTCGTTTGCTAGTGGTCTTGACGGAACCCTTCGCCACTTAAATCGCAGCGAAGCCCGCCCTTGCCCTGAAGATACGATCTTAAGTCCTCGTACTGCCAAAGCATCAAAATTTGACAACAAGCCCGTCACAGCGCTGAGCGAAGAAGATGCGCAACGTCTTTTTACTGATTTAAAAAATCAAAGTCATATACCTTATGAGTTTGCTTGGGCCGGATGCCAGGCGCGGGCCCATGAGATGTCGCGCTTGATGTTATTAAAAGGCGTGACTCCGCTAAAGGCTTTTGCTTTTGTCGATGAAAAATCACCCCATCTACGAGTACCCCACCCCTCGCGCAAAGGCGAAATCATTTCTTGGAACAATCACGTAGCACCCATGATTCTGGTAGAAAAAGATGGAAAGCAAATACCTTACGTTTTAGATCCTTCGATTGAAAACAAAGCTGTGTCGGTTGAGGACTGGAAGAAAACTATGTCGCAGTTTCCGCCGGCTCCGAAAATTCAAATGGAGTATGGACCAGCGACCCAACTCGTTCATCAAACCCGCCACCGTATTGATTTTAAGGACCCCAAGGTTCAGGAACAGATTGACTCCTCATTACGGGAGTACAAGGAATTAGCCACAGATCCAGAAAAAGAAAGTCAGTGGTTCTTTGAAATGAACAAGTACGGAGAGTAA
- a CDS encoding Dps family protein, which translates to MRQESERSSLNRSELRKVRSTPRAQTSGAVDKTPVIESLKATLSDLYILQLKTQYCHWNVEGPLFFSLHKLFEEQYEEIAEFVDRAAEMIRSLRETSPGSFDEFERLSDLEQMPANKLSANQMIEIMNQDHSNLAVQLKTRWETAEAAEEASAIVLYEDLIEFHEKSAWMIRSHKSS; encoded by the coding sequence ATGAGACAAGAAAGTGAGCGCTCGAGCCTAAATAGAAGCGAACTGAGAAAGGTCCGCAGCACACCTCGTGCTCAAACCTCTGGAGCTGTCGACAAAACCCCAGTCATTGAATCTTTAAAGGCGACTTTGTCTGACCTTTATATTTTGCAGCTTAAAACTCAATACTGTCATTGGAATGTCGAAGGTCCTTTATTCTTTTCTTTGCATAAACTTTTTGAAGAGCAATACGAAGAAATAGCTGAATTTGTTGATCGCGCCGCCGAGATGATTCGTTCACTAAGAGAAACATCACCTGGATCTTTTGACGAGTTCGAAAGACTGTCAGATCTAGAACAAATGCCTGCAAATAAGCTAAGTGCAAACCAAATGATTGAGATCATGAATCAAGATCATTCAAACTTAGCTGTGCAACTGAAAACTCGTTGGGAAACAGCGGAAGCAGCAGAAGAAGCTAGTGCTATTGTTTTATATGAAGACTTGATAGAATTTCATGAGAAGTCTGCGTGGATGATCCGCAGTCATAAGTCGTCATAG
- a CDS encoding group II truncated hemoglobin, translating into MSEQKTPYEQLGGEEVLRKICHRFYEVMDTTPEFKHLRDMHPQDIQSSEEKLFMFLSGWLGGPDLFVQQFGHPRLRARHMPFAIGKEERDMWVLCMVQAFDDLNVQEPLRSDLLHSLLKLAHHMRNKPESEEP; encoded by the coding sequence ATGTCTGAACAGAAAACGCCCTATGAACAACTTGGTGGCGAAGAAGTTTTAAGAAAAATCTGTCATCGTTTTTATGAAGTGATGGATACCACGCCTGAATTCAAACATCTGCGCGACATGCATCCCCAAGATATACAAAGTTCCGAAGAAAAGCTTTTTATGTTTTTATCAGGCTGGCTAGGTGGACCTGATTTATTTGTGCAACAGTTTGGTCACCCTCGCCTGCGCGCGCGCCATATGCCTTTTGCGATAGGGAAAGAAGAACGCGACATGTGGGTTCTTTGTATGGTGCAAGCCTTTGATGATTTAAATGTTCAAGAACCCTTGCGCAGTGATTTACTTCATTCTCTTTTAAAGTTAGCGCATCACATGCGCAACAAACCTGAATCTGAAGAACCTTAG
- a CDS encoding ZIP family metal transporter, whose protein sequence is MGNAWYGIFAGLITGLSTMVGALPILKKETKTWNPWKSLNLDFAIGMMLAASAFNLIAPAYRTSKSMLGVSLAIFLGVASIYGLSHLIHNFSPSQVNLHKRAWLFVTAMMLHNLPEGLASGAALSADSISAANGWTVVGAIMFQNFPEGLATAAAFLSIGFSRKAALYGAFLTGVMEILGGTLGGIFTGLTSATLPYILAFAGGAMISVTLEEIFHKLKESNMRYLIQKEFVLGALCVVVMNLFTQP, encoded by the coding sequence ATGGGTAATGCATGGTACGGAATTTTTGCCGGTTTAATTACTGGGCTTTCAACGATGGTTGGAGCATTACCCATTTTGAAAAAAGAAACTAAAACTTGGAACCCCTGGAAAAGTTTAAATTTGGATTTTGCCATCGGAATGATGTTGGCGGCTTCTGCTTTTAACCTGATTGCTCCCGCGTATCGCACTTCAAAAAGTATGTTGGGCGTTTCATTGGCAATTTTTTTAGGAGTCGCTTCGATCTATGGGCTTAGCCATTTGATCCATAACTTTTCCCCTTCCCAAGTGAATTTGCATAAACGGGCGTGGCTTTTTGTAACGGCCATGATGTTGCATAACTTGCCAGAAGGTTTAGCGTCAGGGGCTGCCCTCAGTGCCGATTCTATTTCGGCTGCGAATGGTTGGACCGTGGTCGGCGCCATCATGTTTCAAAATTTCCCAGAAGGCTTAGCTACAGCAGCAGCTTTTTTATCTATCGGCTTTTCACGCAAGGCCGCTCTTTACGGAGCCTTCTTAACAGGCGTGATGGAAATCCTTGGCGGTACTTTAGGGGGAATTTTTACCGGCCTTACCTCTGCAACACTACCTTACATCTTAGCGTTTGCCGGTGGTGCGATGATCAGTGTGACCTTGGAAGAGATTTTTCATAAGCTTAAAGAAAGCAACATGCGCTACCTAATTCAAAAAGAATTCGTTTTAGGCGCGCTCTGTGTTGTTGTGATGAATCTTTTTACACAACCCTAG
- a CDS encoding trypsin-like serine peptidase, translating to MKHSLLIFVCFLITSCQPEQHEALINKTPEVDERVIYGEDNRKDLYEVTNPLQKKLADSTVALIKSARITERATTSIITAKTFKENYNLCSSEPFGEQENAGFCSGVLVAKDIIATAGHCMRSLYDCQASKFVFGYALKTKSRQPREISNSEIYSCKEIIYSEILDTGSDFALIRLDRAVLNHAPAAIRRSGTIQTGEPLVVIGHPLGLPTKIAAGARVRTNSPTDFFVANLDTYGGNSGSAVFNATTGVMEGILVRGESDFVERGECIVSNRCKESECRGEDVTRVIRFLRFL from the coding sequence ATGAAACATTCATTGTTAATTTTTGTTTGTTTTTTGATAACTTCCTGTCAACCAGAACAACATGAAGCACTTATTAATAAAACACCTGAAGTCGATGAACGGGTTATTTACGGTGAAGACAATCGCAAAGATCTTTATGAAGTCACCAATCCACTGCAGAAAAAATTAGCTGATTCTACCGTGGCACTGATTAAATCAGCGCGCATCACCGAACGAGCCACCACCTCCATCATCACCGCTAAAACGTTTAAAGAAAATTACAACTTATGTTCGAGTGAACCCTTCGGCGAGCAGGAAAATGCCGGTTTCTGCTCTGGGGTTTTAGTCGCTAAGGATATCATTGCAACGGCAGGGCACTGCATGCGCAGTCTTTACGACTGCCAAGCAAGTAAGTTCGTTTTTGGTTATGCCTTAAAAACAAAGAGTCGCCAACCACGGGAAATCAGCAATAGCGAGATCTATTCATGCAAAGAGATTATCTATTCAGAAATTCTGGACACAGGATCTGACTTCGCTTTGATTCGTTTGGACCGAGCAGTTCTGAACCATGCGCCGGCAGCTATACGCCGAAGCGGTACCATTCAGACCGGCGAACCATTGGTGGTGATTGGTCATCCCTTGGGCTTGCCAACCAAAATTGCCGCCGGGGCTAGAGTGCGAACTAACTCGCCGACGGACTTCTTTGTCGCAAATCTTGATACCTACGGAGGAAATTCGGGCTCTGCCGTTTTTAATGCCACCACCGGGGTGATGGAAGGAATTCTTGTGCGCGGAGAATCTGACTTTGTGGAACGTGGTGAGTGCATCGTATCTAATCGCTGCAAGGAATCTGAATGCCGGGGCGAAGACGTGACCAGAGTCATAAGATTTCTGAGGTTTTTATAG
- a CDS encoding KH domain-containing protein — MLANNVADQNEVRDRLATILKGVIQEMTSCPHTIEVSYLMGDKTTIYKVDLPQEFRGKLIGAQGKNITALRNIIAAMGGNHGFRAIIELVV, encoded by the coding sequence ATGCTAGCGAATAATGTAGCAGATCAAAATGAAGTAAGAGACCGCTTAGCAACCATATTAAAAGGTGTGATTCAAGAAATGACTTCTTGCCCGCACACCATCGAAGTCAGTTACTTGATGGGTGATAAGACAACGATTTATAAAGTCGATTTGCCTCAGGAGTTCCGTGGTAAGCTGATCGGCGCTCAAGGTAAGAACATCACAGCTTTAAGAAACATCATCGCAGCCATGGGCGGGAATCATGGTTTCAGAGCTATTATTGAGCTTGTCGTATAG
- a CDS encoding transcriptional regulator: protein MATHLPPHWTDLKRELMEKWHELTERDLERTRGHSESIVELIEKKVGLAIDEASERFSEIASRYHLYDEPEETKPVLTEEKKERVLELKPKKPANRDRKPKEDFRA, encoded by the coding sequence ATGGCAACACATCTTCCTCCGCATTGGACGGACTTAAAACGTGAGCTCATGGAAAAATGGCACGAGCTTACGGAACGGGATCTTGAAAGAACCCGGGGCCATTCAGAGTCCATCGTGGAACTTATTGAAAAAAAAGTGGGCTTAGCAATAGATGAAGCCAGTGAACGGTTTTCTGAAATCGCGTCACGCTATCATCTTTATGATGAGCCCGAAGAAACCAAACCTGTTTTGACTGAAGAAAAAAAGGAGCGCGTCTTAGAATTAAAACCTAAGAAGCCCGCCAACCGCGACAGAAAGCCTAAGGAAGATTTCCGGGCGTAA
- a CDS encoding YheU family protein → MGSYKNDEKPSNTETELQPPVEVPLDMLSPETLQALIESYILREGTDYGANEVALETKLKQVRTQLDKKRIKIAFDPNTESVTLITADEWRKLQAHV, encoded by the coding sequence ATGGGCTCTTATAAAAACGATGAAAAACCGTCTAACACTGAGACTGAACTTCAACCGCCGGTGGAAGTTCCTTTAGATATGCTCAGTCCCGAAACGCTACAAGCATTAATTGAATCCTATATACTTCGTGAAGGCACGGACTATGGTGCCAATGAAGTCGCCTTGGAAACAAAATTAAAACAAGTGCGAACTCAGTTAGATAAAAAAAGAATCAAGATAGCCTTTGATCCCAATACAGAATCAGTCACATTAATCACTGCTGATGAATGGCGAAAGTTGCAAGCCCATGTCTGA